DNA from Hwangdonia lutea:
AATGTTTCAATAGGAATATGTGATGCCATTTCAATGGTAGCTTCTGCTTTTTCTAAATTGACTGTAGCTTTTGAAACCCCTTCAACTTTTGAAAGTATGTCTTCAACATGACTTCGACAACCATTACAGGTCATGCCATGTATGTGATATACATGTACCATCTCACCTTTCTTTAACTTATGAATTGAATAGTTATCACCATCATTCTTCAACGCCTTTTGAAGTGTTTCAATAGGAATATGCGATGCCATTTCAATGGTAGCTTCTGCTTTTTCTAAATTTACAGTTGCTTTTGAAACACCTTCCACTTTTGAAAGTATGTCTTCAACATGACTGCGACAACCGTTGCAGGTCATTCCGTGTATATGGTATGTGTGTGTCATTTTTAATTGCTTAAATAGTTAATAATTGTCGATTGCACATAATAGTTTTTAACCGACTCTACTTGGTTCATTTGGAATTTTAATTGCAATTCCTGAATATCTAAAACATCATTAAAATCAATGGTTCCGGTTTCGTAACTTTTAATTAAAATGGTTTCGGCATCTTTAGCCTGTTTTAGGTTTTTCTCTTGCGTTTTAAATTTAATCCGCGACTGATTACGCTGTGAAATGGCTTTTGATAATTCCGATTTCAACATATTAAAACGTTGTTCTTTTTCCGATTGAATTTCCTGTTTCCGTAACTCGTTTTGTTTGGTCTTCGATTTATACTTTTTATTGAAAATAGGTATAGAAACCGACAACATGGGCATTACCATATCTTTATACGAACTGGTTATCATGGGATGATTTTCTTGATTAATGTATTCCACACCTAAACCAATCATCGGGCCACTTTCTTTTTGATTTAACAATTCTGACTGTTCTACAGATTGATACAATTTATCAAATTTTAATAATTCTGGATTTACCGAAAGGCTATCATAGCTATAAAAATTATCGTTTTCTGGAATTTCCATGGCAGAAACTACAGACACATCTACATCATAATCCCGATTCATGGCACTATTTAAAGCCGCTTGAATGCCTTTGTATTGCTGAACTAACACGTCTTTTTCTTGTTGTAATTCATTCTGCCTAATCTGTAATCGCAAAACATCTACTGCCGATGCTTTGCTTACTTCCAAAGAGGTGAGCGCCAGTTGTTCATACGATTGTAAAAGCGCTATATTCTTACCCAGCACGTTCTGTTTCGCTTGAATTTCGTAAAGTTGGTAATAGAATTGCGATACCGAAAGCACTAATTTTCGTTTAGCAATTGTTATTTCAATATACTGTGCATCGGCCATCGATGTTGCATAGTTTTCTCTGGCTGTTATGGTACCAAACCACGGTAACATTTGCATAACCGAAACTCGGAATCGCTCCATGGGCATATCCATTTCTGGTGCAATAGCCATGGCTCCCAAATTAAACTCGGTATTTGGTAAACTGCTGGCTTCGTTTACTTTTTCGGAAGCAATTTTATGCTGAAAATCGAACTTTTGAATTTCAGGATTATTCTCTAATGCTTCATGTATCAATGTTTCCAATTCTTGAGCATTTCCTTTAAGAACAAAGAGAAAAGAACCAAGAATCAAGACTGCTTTTAAAGATACTTTTAAATATTTCATTTTACTGTTCTTTTAAGTTGAAACTCCGCTCTCCAGCTATATAAAACTGGAACTACAAACAAGGTGATTAAGGCGATGAGCATGCCTCCAAAACTTGGGATTGCCATCGGAATCATAATGTCGCTTCCTCGTCCTGTGGATGTTAAAATGGGCAATAACGCTAAAATGGTGGTTGCAGTGGTCATCAAACACGGTCTGATTCGTTTTTCACCAGCTTCAACAATTGATGCTCTAATTTCCTGCCTATTTTCTGGTGTATTTCTACGGAAGGTTTGTGTTAAATAGGTTGCCATAACCACGCCATCATCGGTTGCAATTCCGAAAAGTGCAATAAACCCAACCCAAACGGCAACACTTAAATTAATAGGATGCATTTGAAACAGGTCTCGCATGTTTTCGCCAAAAAAGCTGAAGTTTAAAAACCAATCTTGACCATAAAGCCAAATCATTAAAAACCCACCTGCAAAAGCAACTGCAATTCCTGTAAACACCATTAATGATGTTGTTACGGAACGGAATTGAAAGTACAAAATCAAGAAAATTATTGCTAATGCCAATGGCACCACAATGGATAAGGTTTTTTCGGCCCTTATTTGATTTTCATAGGTTCCGGTAAATTGGTAGTTGATGCCTTTTGGCACAATGAGTTCTCCGGAATCTATTTTACTTTGTATCAAAGCCTGTGCATTTTCAACCACGGTAACTTCTGCAAAGCCATCCAATTTATCAAAAAGCACATAACCCACTAAAAAGGTGTCTTCACTTTTAATTACTTGTGGTCCTTGCTCATAACGAATGCTTGCCAGTGCGCTTAACGGTACCGGACTACCTTTTTCAACAGGAATATAAATTTGTTCCAAATCGGAAGGGTCTCCTCGCAGCTCCCGTGGATAGCGCACACGAACCCCGTAACGCTCCCTGCCTTCAACGGTTTGCGTGATTACCATGCCACCAACAGCAACCTTTATTACATTTTGAACCTCTTGAATCGTTATACCATATCTGGCAATTTTCTCTCTATCGATATCTATTAACAAATATGGCTTTCCTACTATGCGGTCTGCAAAAACAGCCTCCTGTTTTACCCCTTCGGCATGTTTTAATATGTCTTCTAATTCTACTCCAAAGGCCTCTATTTGTTTTAAATCTTGCCCTTTTACTTTAATTCCCATGGGGGCGCGCATGCCCGTTTGAAGCATCACCAATCGGGTTTCAATAGGTTGTAGTTTAGGCGCGGAAGTAACTCCGGGTAATTTGGTGACTTTTACAATTTCGTTCCAAATATCGTCAGGCGATTTAATTTCTGGTCGCCAATTGCGGTAGAATTCACCGTCGTTGTCTTTAATTAATTGAGATTGTTTGATGGAATTTCCAGAAGCGATGTAACGTGTTGTTTTGTCATTCTGAACATCGTGAAGAATCCCATTGTGAGATTCCTCGTCACTCGTACCTCGTTCTGTCGGAATGACATTCGTATTCAACTCAAACAAGCCATCAGCATTAACTTTAAAGCGTTGACGTTCCCCGTTGTCATTGAGCATGTATTCCGGTTTATACTGAATGATGTTTTCATACATTGATAATGGCGCAGGATCTAAAGCCGATTCGGTTCTACCTGCTTTACCAACTACAGTTTCAATTTCTGGAATACTGGCAACTGCCATATCCAATTGCTGTAAAACGCGTTTATTTTCTTCAACACCAGAATGCGGCATCGAGGTTGGCATCAATAAAAACGAGCCTTCGTTTAAAGAGGGCATAAACTCTTTTCCTGTATTTTTCATAATGAAAAAGCCAGCAATCACAATAGCTGTTGGAATAGACAAGAACAACAACTTGTTGTTTAAACACCATTTTAAAATTCGTGTATAAAATTTTATGAATAAGGAAAATACGCCCAATATCCCAAAACAAATAACGCCAACAAAAATGAGATTCCAGAAAATGCTTTTATCAACCCCTAAAGGTCGCCAATATTCTGCCAAAAGAAATACAATAGCTGCTGCAGAAATTATGATATTTATAAGATTTGCTCGCTTCGCATTAATTTTTTCTTGAGCTTTTAAAACGCCGGTAACACCAAAAGCCATCAAAATAATTCCTAGCCAATAGCCGTAAATTAAGCCTATTATTCCTGCTACTATTAAGGCTCCGTTTATAAGGAAACTAAAGCTTTTTTTAATGCTTTTTCTTCGGAATAAAAACGCAGCAAAGGGTGGAATTAAAAACAAGGCCACCATAATGGAAGCGATTAGCGCAAAGGTTTTTGTAAAAGCTAATGGGCGGAATAATTTGCCTTCGGCACCAATCATGGTAAAAACAGGAATAAAGCTGATAATTGTTGTCATTACTGCAGTTACAATGGCACCAGATACTTCGGCTGTAGCGTTGTAAACGACGGTATTTATGGATTCTTTACCATCGTCCTCATCCAAATGCCTAATGATGTTTTCAGAGAGAATAACCCCAACATCGACCATGGTTCCAATAGCAATCGCAATTCCAGAAAGTGCGACGATATTAGCATCTACATTAAAGAGTTTCATGGCGATAAACACCATTAAAACGGCGACGGGTAACAGGCCTGAAATTAAAATGGAAGCCCGAAGATTGAATACCATAATGATAATCACCAAAATAGTAATTAAAACCTCCAAAGTTAAGGCTTCATTTAAAGTGCCTAACGTTTCTTGAATGAGTTCCGAACGATCGTAAAAAGGAACCACAGTAAGCTGTGATGTTCTTCCGTCTTTTAAAACTTTAGACGGCAATCCGGAGCTTAATTCACTTATTTTTTCTTTAACATTGTTGATGACTTCCATCGGGTTGGCACCATAACGGGCCACCACAACACCACCAACAACTTCGGCGCCTTCTTTATCCAATATTCCTCTGCGTGCTGCAGGCCCTAATGCCACTTTGGCAATGTCTTTAATTTTGATGGATGTGAAATCTTCGGAAGTCACCACGGCATTTTCAATGTCTGAAATAGATTTTACATAACCCAAACCGCGTACTAAATATTCTGCTTTGTTAATTTCTAAGGTTTGTGCACCAATGTCTATATTACTTTCTTTAACGGCTTTTACCACTTGGTTTAAACCGATATTGTATTGGCGCATCAATTCTGGATTTACATCAATTTGATATTCCTGAACATAGCCACCAATGGAAGCGACTTCAGACACGCCACTTGCAGACGACAAGGCGTATTTTACGTAGTAGTCTTGAACACTTCGCAATTCATGTAAATCCCAACCACCAGTAACGTTTCCGTTTTCATCTCGTCCTTCTAGGGTGTACCAATAAATTTGACCCAAACCGGTAGCATCTGGTCCCAAAGCAGGATTAACTCCTTCGGGCAATAATCCGCTTGGTAGTGAGTTGAGTTTTTCAAGGATCCGACTGCGGCTCCAGTAAAACTCAACATCTTCTTCAAAAATGATATAGATGCTCGAAAAGCCAAACATAGACGAACTACGGATGGTTTTTACTCCAGGAATCCCAAGCAAAGTTGTGGTTAGCGGATAGGTAATTTGGTCCTCAATATCTTGTGGTGAAATCCCATCCCATCGGGTAAAAACGATTTGTTGGTTTTCTCCAATATCCGGAATGGCATCTACGGCAACAGGGTCATTGGGTAAAAATCCAGTATCCCAATTAAAAGGTGCATTTACCGTTCCCCAACCTATAAATAGGGCGAGTAACAGAACGGCTACGAGTTTATTTTCTATTAAAAATTTAATGCTTCTATTTAGCATGTGCTTTGATAATTAAACAGTTAAACATTGGTGTTAAAACAACACCGAATACAACAAATTATCCTTATAACATTATATCGCTACAGGATAACACAGTTTTCTGTTTAAAATCAAATCAAATAAGTCTCGTCAATCTTGAAGATTTGTTTTGTGACGAGTGGTGGTTTGTATTCCTCAAAGGAAGCCTCTTTTTTATCAATACCTTCAAAGCTATTGATATAAGTGTAAATGAATGAAGCGATAAATACTTGCTGCTCAAAAGAAATGGTGTCAACATGTAGTTGCAATTCGTCTTGACCATCGACAATTAATTGTTTGTCGTCGCAACAATTTTTCTTGACAATTGAGCAACCATCGGTAGAAGGTTTTTCCATGTCCATGCCGCAACCTTTTGCTTTACTGAAAATAGCGGTTTCAACTAAAGTATCGCCACAATAATGCATATTAAGGGTAAAGGACATTGTAGAGAACAACACTACAAAGGCCATTGCCAAAGATGCTATTTTATGGAATACTTTTTTCATGCTGAATGCAAAAATACAAAATTTTTAACTAGGCAGTAACTAATTAACATGAGTTTAAGGGTTAAGTCAAAGATTTATGGGGAAAATTGATGGGCTATTTGCTATGGATGGTTTTAAAACTTATAGCCGACTAGACATTGTGGAATAGCTGCTGGCATTGCCTTTGGTGTTAGTCTGCCTTACTAACTTTTTGGTTTTAGGATCTCTGAAGGAATAATAAACGTACCAATCTTTTTTGAGGGCTTGATTTTTCTGTTTTTGAGTTAGTTTTGACCACCTACCAACATCAACACCGCCAGTAAAAATCTTGGGTTCGGAATACTGTAATTTTATATTAAAATCGTGTACTGAATCGTGTACTGACCGTAAAAATACAGAAATATTTGACATAAAAAATGGATTGTGTTTTCACAATCCGTTGATTTTACTAGCCTAAGGCCTTGTAGCGGGAACTGGACTCGAACCAGTGACCTTCGGGTTATGAGCCTAAAGATTACAAAATCAATTTTACTTAAAACACCTTAAAATCAATTACTTAAATGATTAATAATTTTCCTTAATAGCAATTAATACTATCTAAAATCAAATTATTCTGTACCTATTCTGTACCCATTTTTTAATTATTTTTATTATCTTTATACTAACATAAAATAATTTGTAAATTATAGTTAGAATAGGCATTTCCATAAAAATGTACAACAGAATATTGGCGTCTATACTTTGTGCTTTCAAACACTTATTCTGTACCCATTTTTTAAATTATTTAAATTACACTAATACTAATTATAAAACGAGGCATATGTCATCCATAAAAATTGTAATCCGTAAAAACAAACTGCGTAAAGATGGTACTGTACCATTAGCATTAAGAATTAGCAAAGATTACAAAACGAACTATAGCTTTATAGGTATATATATCTATGAAAAGGATTGGGATGAAGTAAAAGGAAAAGTGAAACGAACACACCCTAATTCTCAAAAAATCAATAATTTTTTATTAAAAAAGTTGACTGAAGCTAATGATATTTCTTTTGAAGTCAATGACAGAATTTCAAGTAAAGAAATTAAAAAAAAGGTGATTGGGCCAGGGGGTCAGAAATCTTTTTTTTCAGTTGCTGGAGAACGAATCGAGACTAAATACAATCGCGGTACATTCTCTGTTGCAAAGTCAGAATTGTCCATCCTTTATAATCTAGAAGAGTTTATTACTTTAAAACGTTCGTTAAATAAATCAGAAATAATTAGTGGTATAAAAAATCGCAGAAAGGAACGTATAAGTAATGGTAGAAAAGCTGAATATTCCTTTATAGATGCAGTTGCCTATTTTAAGAAAAACCAAAAACTCAATTTCCAAGATATTGATGAAGCTTTTATTAAAAATTATAAAACATTTTGCATTACTTACCTGGGACATAAAACCCGAACAATAACTAATCAACTTATTTTTATTCGTACCCTTTTCAATATCGCTATCAAAGAAAATGTCATTGATATTAAATTTTATCCCTTTGCCAATGAAAAAGAAAAAATTAGAATAGGCTCTAGCCACAAAATCGGACTTACTATAGAAGAGATAGAACGAATTGAAAATTTGGAATTAGAAAAATGGTCTTCTATTTGGCATACGTATAATGTATGGCTTGTAGCCTTCTATTTTGCTGGCATTCGCATTTCAGACATAGTACAATTAAAATGGTCTGACTTTAAAGATAATCGTTTGTTCTATATAATGAACAAGAATGAAAAACCCTTGAGCTTAAAAATCCCTGACAAAGCAGCTGCTATATTAAAGTTCTATAAAAAGGAAAGTAATCAAAATAATGGTTATGTATTCCCGTTTTTAAGGAATGCTGATTGCAACAATGCTGAAGATATTTTTATAAAAACGAGAAATGCCACAAAATTGTTCAATAAGTTTTTAAAACGTATTGCTCTGCTTTGCGATATTGATAAAAATCTCTCAAATCATATTGCTAGACATAGTTTTGGAAACATTGCTGGGGATAAGATTAATCCATTAATGCTACAGAAATTATACCGCCACAGCGATTTAAAAACAACATTAAATTATCAGGCAAATTTTATTCATAGAGATACAGATGATGCTTTAGATAGTGTTGTTAATTTTTAAAGAATTTTTGAACTTTTAAATTCTGACTAACGGTTCTCAGCTATACGCAGGCAGGGATTTTACCCACTGAACTACCTACGAAGAACTGCACTTTAAATTTACTACTTTCCTGTCCTACGAAGCACGAAACCCCTGCTTGCGTATAGGTGATGTTATCGGTTCGGTGTTCTTCTTCTGTCTTGGTTGTCTGTCTGTTGTGCGTTGGCTTTGCAAGCTCTTTGACAAAGCTTTGGTTGTAGCGTTGGCTCGTGGGGCTTTGGCAATGTGCTTGCAAAATGCGTTGGCTTATTTCAAATGGTCTTTTAATGATTTCCATATTTCAGTATTTACACATTTAATTTCTCCAAGTTGTCCTTCAATATTTTTCTTGTCAACTAAAAGAACTTCGGATTTTTTCTTTAGTTCTTCTGTAGGTATCATTTTTAAAAGTCTTGTCGCTAAAACTTTATCAACCTTTGCTAATGCACATAAACCTGCTTTCAATTGGTAAAAAGTTAGAGAATGAATGTCTTTTTCTAACCTTGGAATGAAAGAATTAAGTAAAGTATTTACTACTTCTTTATTTATCTTACTAAGTCTATATAGTGCATCTGCAAATTTTGCAAACTGAATTTCTCCATTATTTGCACTTACAAGGCTTTCGGAATATGTAGCAATGATATTTTCTGCTATTTTTTCATTAATGTTGAAAGCAATACTGACACTATTTATGAAGTTTTCTATGTCTGCCTCTTTAATTTTATTTTTGAAAACATTGTGTGCAAATAGGTTATTCAATAAATCAAAAGTTTTTTCATTGTCAAGACTATATAGGGGTTTGATTGAGTTGAAAATTGGTTGAATTCTGAATTTTCTAACAAGACATTTTTTGATTATGGTAATGTTATCAATTAAGTTGTAAACCCTTTTTGCATTATCAAAATCAACATTTTTTAAGTACAAGAAAATTGAAGGTAAAGCCGTAATTTCCGTATTGATGTCGTTGATTACTTTTATTAATTTATCGTCTGGAATAAGCTTTACCAACTTTTTACCATAGGAAGGTTCAATTTCATTTATTGCATTAACTAACTGAACCGAATGGTTTATTTTTGAACTTTTCACCCTGCCTTCAATTATGTCAAGATTGACCCGTTTTAATAATTCTTGACCTTCCTTTCTGATATCAAGCTGTGAAAACAAGAGGTAAAAAGTAAATAAATCAACTGTCGTAATTTTTGCAGAGTTGAGTTTATTTATAACAAACTCCTTTTCTAATGTGTGACGAATTAATTTTTGTGCTTTTGATACTCCAACTTTTTTAAATTCCTTGAGAATATGACCAAATGCAGTTAAAGGTTTATTTTCAAATAGGTTTGATAAAAAGTCAATATCTAAATCCTCAAATATTTCTTTTGAAACGGACTGGTCAATATCATACAAACGAGAAAGCCCAATTCCTATTTGCTCTATAGATGCTTTTTTAGACTTTCTTTTAAGGACTTTAATATCAACTAAAGACAATATTTCGGAAGTTGTTGCAAAATCAATCTCTTTTAATTCACTTAATGTTTTGGTGATGTAATCAAACTTTTGATAATGAATTTTTGCGGAAACTTTTTTTACATCAACTGTTTTGAGAATTGTTGTGGCAAGTTCAGGCTTAACTTTTTTAAGTTCTGCAAGTGAATTCCCATATATGCCAAAATGAATATCAGAATTGAATTTTTGCTTCCATTCTTCAATACTCAAGACATTAATTGCTTTTGTTCTTAATTCGTTGTTTGGAAGTAACCTAATTGTTAGTGTTAGACTGTTTAAGGATGCTTTTCTAAAAACATCTTTTAATTCATCAGGTTTAAAAGGTGCTAAAACACTTTTGTTTTTTAAATCCTTGAAATTATTCTTATGCGTTTCAATGTAGGATATTGCAGAAGCGTTTTTTGTTCCTCTTTTTAAGATTTCTATTAAGTTACGATTACTGAAATAAAGGCTATTGCAATAATCCTCAAAGCTACGCTTGGCAAAAATTCTGATTAACTGAATTAAGTTAACCAATTGGTCTGAATCCATTTGTTTGGAATCATAAACGTATTTGAAAAACTGTTTTTTTACAGTTTCGCTCGACAAAATCTTATTAAATAGGTTAATGTTATCAGAGATTCCGATATTGTAAAGGAAACTATAAATGTTCTCAACAAAGCCGTCAGAGTCGCCAATTATATCAATCAAATAATCTTCTATGTTTTTTAAATAAAGGGCGTTTCTGTCATTTCTATATCTTGCATTAAGTGTTGCATTAGCTCGAAAGATGGAATCAAGTAGCAACCTTGCAAACATTGAATGCATAAAGGAATGAAAATCATTTTCATTCTTAAATAAAATACCATTTTGCTTAGATGATTCGATTTGATGAGGGTCAGCTAAAAATTCTATTTCATAAGCATATAAAGTGGCAAACTGGTGAATTTTATTTAATTCATTTTGATTGAGCCCATCTAAATACTTTCTGTAAATGTGGTCTTCAATAGTTTTTTCAGTAATGTCTGATAGTTGAACATTATTTTCCAACCAATATTGCAACATCCAAGCAAGTTTGTAAAGATTGCCTTTTGCATTTTCGATTGCCTTTTTAATATCTCCAATTTCACGTTGTATGCCTTGACTTACAAGATAAGATTTGCAGTTTGAAATAATTCCAACTGATTTATTGTAAATATGCTGAGGGGTATTAAACGATTCTAATTTTAGATTACTTGCTTCAAGTTGCTTGAAAATATCAATGTTGTTTTGAGTATCTCGTCTAACATCTGCACTTAAAAATCGAGAAGTAATAATAAACTTGAAGGTCGGAAATTCTTCTTCTAATGTTAGTATTTCAGCTCCAAAAGTCAGATTCAAGTGTATATCTTCAATAATGAAAACAATATTTTCTTTGTCACTAAGTTTATTCAAGTCGCTTTTGAACTTATCGAAACTCAGATTTTGGGAAATATTTAGATAAAAAACTTCAAATCCTTTTTTGGTTAATTGTTGGTGTATTTTTAATGTAGAGATTGTTTTTCCTGTGGATGGATAACCTGTTAATAGAAAATAATTATCAGAATCGGTTTTAATTCTTTCAACGCAATTGTTGATTTGCTCAACTTCTTCTTTCAAGAAAAAGTAATAATCAGCTTCCAATAATTCAAAAGAGGGTAGAACAAACTTATCTGCATTAACTTTAAATTTTGCCTTTGCCGATTTTAAAGTTTCTAACTTTTTTAAGCTGTCAATAACAGAGTCTAGCTTTTTATCAATTACTTGAAGATTCTTTGAGATGTCAAAAATTCTTTCTTTGTAATTCTCTTCTACAAATAGTTTTTTTAAGTATTCATTGCTGTTTGCGTTTGTTTTGAAAAGTTCGTAAAAGCTTTCTAATTGCTCGTTGTTAGGCTCAATTATGTTTGAATTTGTCGCAAGTTCCTTTTTTAAAATGTCATTTGAATGCCTTTTTTCATCAAATAGAATATACATTGAATAATGTTCTAAAAGAATCTGCGAATGGTAAAACGGGAATTTATTCCTGTCTTTTATTGAAGGAAACTTAGTTTCAAATTCATCAATTGTTTTGTAAATAGTCTTAGCAAGTTCTGTTTGAAAAGTGTCTTTTGGTAAAACCTTCTGGACAATTTTTTCAATACCTTTCTGAGTAGAATAATCAAAAATTTGTCCTACTAAATATGAAACTGCTGTCGTTATACCTATTTCTACTATCATTTACTTCATTTTGAGCGTTGGCAAAATTCAAGCTCTTTTGGTTTTTTTCTTTGGCTTTGAGTATCGGCAAAAACCAAATGTGCTTGAATGTGCGGTTGGCTTTCTACACTGACCGATAACTCATTTATATACAGAACTTTTATCCTTTTATACACCCATTTTGGTCCGCTATACGGAACTTTAAACTTTTTACATATTTCTTCATTTCAATTAAAACTACGAACAAAAAATATATAAATGCTAAATGTAAATCGACTTACAAAATATTTAATGCGGAAAACCGTAAGCGTTCTGGAATAAAATGCTTAATCAATAATTAGGGAGAGGTTAAATATACTAATTAATAGTAAGTAATTACTCTATGAAAATGAAAAAAATGTGAATTTTTTAATCATTTCACACAATACAAAAATCAAGATTATTGCAAATGCTTTACTGATAAATGAAGTTTTATAATAATTACTTTGCCAACAATAGCTTTTCTATAGCGTCATAACTCACCAATTGGGCATCTGGTAGAATACTATCTACCAAATCCAATACCGTGGCTATGGTCATTTCCTTGGAGCAATTGGACAGTCTTGGTGAGGCAAAGTCATTCTCACTGTCCAGTGCCAAGATACATGTTCTTAAAAGGCATGAAATGATATAGCGCAGTTCGCCGTTGTCGCTCACTTCGAAGGTCACCTCCTGCATGGTGGGATTGTCCTCACGCTTATAGTATTTGCGTTCTCTGGGATACAATAATCGAAGGACTGTTTCCAGTTTTTCTTTATCCGTCATATCCTTTGTGTTGTTTCTTTCCATTTCATTTTCAAATTTTAATTTACACCTTCTTCTTCTTGCGAAAGCATAAGTTTTCGCATTTCATCCAAATAAATACCTTCTTCCAAGGGTATCAGGTTTTTTGCAAATTCCAAAACTCTTTTTACATCGGATTCTTTATTCTTTATGTGCAGTGTCAAGTCCTGTTGTTCTTCCAAGGCCAGAATGCATACATTGAGTGTGGATTTTAAAATAGAGAACAGTTCAGCATAATCGTAGACTCGACAGTAATTTAAGTAATAACCTTCCTGTGTGCCTTCAATGGGTCTTAACAATACAAAGTTCTCCTCGCTCAACTCCTTGATCTTTTTCATTTTTATCAGGGTATCCTCTAAAGGCCGTTCCTCTATTTGGTCTGTTCTGTTTTTCATGATTTTTAGTTTTAGACACCTAACAAGGAGTGTTATTTCCAGAAGGATTTAGTTTATGTTTTATCTACTTTTTTTCATCATTTCTCAATAGTACTTTTTTGGATTTATCCAAAAACTCAAGTTCCTCATGGGGAATTAGATTCTTTGTAAATTCCAATACATCGGCAAATTGTTTGTGCGCCTCCCTGATGTCCCTTTTTTCACAATTTGGGTCATAACCGTCCAATGCCATAATGCATATGTTTAAAATGGACTCCAACGTATATCCCAATTCTTCATAATTGTGCACATACACATAGTTGAGATAGTACCCTCCCCTAATTCTTGAGGTTGGGGTGAGCAACCTGAAGTG
Protein-coding regions in this window:
- a CDS encoding ATP-binding protein; amino-acid sequence: MIVEIGITTAVSYLVGQIFDYSTQKGIEKIVQKVLPKDTFQTELAKTIYKTIDEFETKFPSIKDRNKFPFYHSQILLEHYSMYILFDEKRHSNDILKKELATNSNIIEPNNEQLESFYELFKTNANSNEYLKKLFVEENYKERIFDISKNLQVIDKKLDSVIDSLKKLETLKSAKAKFKVNADKFVLPSFELLEADYYFFLKEEVEQINNCVERIKTDSDNYFLLTGYPSTGKTISTLKIHQQLTKKGFEVFYLNISQNLSFDKFKSDLNKLSDKENIVFIIEDIHLNLTFGAEILTLEEEFPTFKFIITSRFLSADVRRDTQNNIDIFKQLEASNLKLESFNTPQHIYNKSVGIISNCKSYLVSQGIQREIGDIKKAIENAKGNLYKLAWMLQYWLENNVQLSDITEKTIEDHIYRKYLDGLNQNELNKIHQFATLYAYEIEFLADPHQIESSKQNGILFKNENDFHSFMHSMFARLLLDSIFRANATLNARYRNDRNALYLKNIEDYLIDIIGDSDGFVENIYSFLYNIGISDNINLFNKILSSETVKKQFFKYVYDSKQMDSDQLVNLIQLIRIFAKRSFEDYCNSLYFSNRNLIEILKRGTKNASAISYIETHKNNFKDLKNKSVLAPFKPDELKDVFRKASLNSLTLTIRLLPNNELRTKAINVLSIEEWKQKFNSDIHFGIYGNSLAELKKVKPELATTILKTVDVKKVSAKIHYQKFDYITKTLSELKEIDFATTSEILSLVDIKVLKRKSKKASIEQIGIGLSRLYDIDQSVSKEIFEDLDIDFLSNLFENKPLTAFGHILKEFKKVGVSKAQKLIRHTLEKEFVINKLNSAKITTVDLFTFYLLFSQLDIRKEGQELLKRVNLDIIEGRVKSSKINHSVQLVNAINEIEPSYGKKLVKLIPDDKLIKVINDINTEITALPSIFLYLKNVDFDNAKRVYNLIDNITIIKKCLVRKFRIQPIFNSIKPLYSLDNEKTFDLLNNLFAHNVFKNKIKEADIENFINSVSIAFNINEKIAENIIATYSESLVSANNGEIQFAKFADALYRLSKINKEVVNTLLNSFIPRLEKDIHSLTFYQLKAGLCALAKVDKVLATRLLKMIPTEELKKKSEVLLVDKKNIEGQLGEIKCVNTEIWKSLKDHLK